The Terriglobia bacterium sequence CCTGATTCGGGTGCACCTTGCGCCGCGCTTCTCTTTTTCTTGATCCTGACGCTGGCCACCGGCCACTAACCACTGGCCACTGATTTACAATGGCCGCCCATGGTGTACCGCAGCGACAACCGCACGCCGGAACAAATGCGGCCGGTCAACATCACGCCCGACTTCATCTCTACGGCGGAAGGGTCGGCGCTGATTGAGATCGGAAACACGCGCGTCATTTGCACCGCATCGGTCGAGGAGACGGTGCCCGCGTGGATGCGCAACCGCGGTAAAGGCTGGATCACCAGCGAGTACGCAATGCTGCCGCGCTCCACCCTGACGCGCACGGCGCGCGAGTCGGCGCGGGGACGAATCGGCGGGCGGACGCATGAAATCCAGCGCCTGATCGGCCGGTCACTGCGGGCGGTGGTGGACCTCACCAGGCTGGGCGAGCGCACCCTCTGGATCGACTGCGACGTCATCCAGGCCGACGGCGGCACGCGCACCGCCTCCGTCACCGGGGCGTTCGTGGCGCTCGGCCTGGCGATGGGCAAACTGGTGGAAGCGGGCACGCTGACCTCGGCCCCGATCCGCGATTTCTTGGCCGCCACCAGCGTCGGGATCGTGGACGGCGAGATCATGCTCGACCTCAGCTATGAAGAGGATTCGCGCGCCGAGGTGGACATGAACGTCGTCATGACCGGCGGAAAAAAAATGGTCGAGGTGCAGGCCACCGCCGAGCAGCGCCCCTTCGACGATGCGCAACTGAAGCGCATGATTGAGCTCGCCAAGCGCGGCGTGGAGTCTCTGATCGCCAAGCAGCAGGCGGTGCTCAGCAATCTGCTGTTGCGGCAGTGAGGTAGGGAGTAAAATGTCCGGTTTGCGGTTCGATTTTCATCTCACCATCTACCGCCGTTAGCACCTGAGGAGGTGTCGCGTGAAGCTGACTCCAGGAAAGTTGTCCGGACTGAAAGCGGTTTCCACCGAGCGCGGGATCATTGCCGCGGCCGCCATGGACCAGCGCGGCTCGTTGAAGAAGTCGCTGGCCAAGGAAAGAGGCGGCGACATTGGCGACCGCGAGATGGAAGAGTTCAAGTCGCTCGTCACCGAGGTGCTCACGCCGCACGCCAGCGCCATCTTGCTCGATCCCGAGTGGGGCCTGCCCGCCTCCAAGCGGCGCAGCAGCAATGCGGGCCTGCTGCTGGCCTACGAGAAAACCGGCTACGACAAGACCGGTGTCGGGCGGCTGCCTGATTTGCTCGACCATTGGTCGGCGCGGCGCCTGAAGGAAGCCGGCGCCAACGCGGTCAAGATTCTGCTCTATTACACGCCGTTGGATACCAAGCCGATCAACGATCAGAAACACGCCTGGGTGGAGCGCATCGGCGACGAGTGCCGCGCCAACGACATCCCCTTCTTCCTCGAGTTAGTCGGCTACGAAGAGGGCGTGGACGAAAAGGGCTTCGACTACGCCAGAAAGAAACCTGACGTCGTCAAGCATTCCATGTCCGAGTTCACCAGGGACCGCTACGGCGTGGATGTACTGAAAGTCGAGGTGCCCATCAATATGAAGTTCGTCGAGGGCACCCGGTGCAACGCGGGCCAAAAGGCGTACTCGAAGCAGGAAGCCATGAACCACCTCCGCGAAGCGGCCCACGCGGCGACCAAGCCGTTCATCTACCTTTCGGCAGGGGTCAGCAACGCCGAGTTTACCGAGTCGCTGGAACTGGTCGCCGAAGCGGGCGTGAAGTTCAATGGCGTGCTGTGCGGTCGCGCTACCTGGAAAGACGGCATTTCCATCTACGGCAAGCAGGGCTCGCAGGCCTTCCGCGCATGGCTCCAGGACCAGGGCGTGAAGAACATCAACAACGTCAATGACCGGCTGAAAGCGGCCACCTCGTGGTTTGACATGTACGGCGTGCAAGCGGAGATGGCGAAGGCTTAACCGGAGGGGTTGGTAGTCGGAACTCAGTAGGCAGGGGCGAGCGGGGCGCGGCGTTGCTGCCGCGCCTCTTCGGACGACGCGGCCTGTTCCAGTGCCCCTCACAAATCACCCGCCGCAAATACTTTTCCCCTCCGGTGACTTGCTTCGAGCGCAGCGCGGGTGTATACACCGTGGGTCGCCCGGGCGGCGTGCGCGTGGGGCGCCTGCCGCTGCGGAAGTTTTTCCACGAATTCCAGCCCTTCACGCCGGGGGTGTGTGATGGAGCGCGTCCGGTTCATTGAACACTGTGGAGCCCGGGTGCTGCTGATTGATTGCAGCCAATGCGGACCAAGAGAACTGTCCGCCATCTTCCAGGAAGTCCAACAGGTGGTCACCTCGCAACCCCTGGGAACGGCGCTGACCCTGGCCGATTTCACGGATGCTCAGTTCGATAAGAACACGGCCGACCAGATCAAGATCGTGGCCACCTACGATCGCCCGCATGTGAAGCGCTCGGCGATTGTCGGGGCGGAGACGCTGCCTGACGTGTATTACCGCAACCTGATCTCCTTCTCCGCGCGCCAGTTCCCCCTGTTCAAGACGCGAGAAGAAGCCCTTGATTGGCTGGTCAGCGACCCTGCCCAGCGCGCGGTGGGCTGAAGTCATCGCGTGCTCGGATGATTCGCTGATCGAATACTCACCCGGCGCCGCTACGTCGGTCCGTCTCAACTCGTGGAGCCCACTCATGCTCTCCCCCGAGGTCTTGCGCCATCTTTACAACTACAATTACTGGGCGCGCGACCGCCAACTCGCGGCCTGCGCCAAGCTGACCAACGAGCAGTTCACGCGCACGCTGGGAGGAAGTTTCGCATCGCTGCGCGACACGCTGGTGCACCTCGCCGGCGCCGAGTGGATCTGGTGCGAGCGCTGGAACGACCGCTCGCCGCGCCTGTTCCCCAAGGGAGAGCAGTTCCCTGACCTGAGCGCGCTCCGGGAATACTGGCGTGGCGTGGAGCGCGATGTGCAGTGCTTCGTCATCGGCGTCACTGAGGCCGCGCTGGCGAAGCCGCTAACCTACACCAACGTAGCCGGCGAGCAGTGGACCTATCCGCTCGGGCAAGCGATGTTTCACCTGGTCAATCATGGCACTTATCATCGCGGGCAGGTGACGACCTTGTTGCGGCAATTGGGGGCGGAAGCGCCGGGCCTGGACTTCCTGCTCATGCACGATTTGAAGGTCGCGGCCGGCGGTTAGCCCAGCCTCAACGCCCCGCTGCAAGGCTGCCGCTCTGGACAATAAGAGCCGCGGTTGTTTATCCTGCCCCGCCATGAACCGACGTGACTTCCTCACCACCGCCGCCGTGGGCGCCGCCACTCTTGCCCTCCCCCATTTCGCAGTAGCTGACGATTCGGACCTCAAACCAGTGTGGGCTGAGATCGAAAAGCGCCATGACGAGGCGGTGCAGCGCCTGCAGCAATGGATACGACAGCCTTCCATCGCCGCCGAAAACCGCGGCATGAGCGAAGGCTGCGAACTCACCATGCGCATGCTGCGCGATGCCGGATTCGAGAACGTCACCAAGGTCCCCACCGACGGACAGCCGGGAATCTTCGCCACCCTCGATGCCGGCGCTCCGCGGACGCTGGCTATTTATTTCATGTATGACGTGAAGCAGGCTGACCCGGCGGAGTGGTCGTCGCCGCCCTTCGAAGCGGCGCTGGTGGATCGTCCCGGCTTGGGCAAGGTGGTGATCGGACGCGGCGCGGTCAATCAGAAGGGTCCGGAGGCAACTTTTCTGGCGGCGCTACATGCCATGCGCGGCGCGGGACGGAAGCTTCCTCTAAACCTGGTGTTTGTGGCCGAGGGCGAGGAGGAGATCGGGTCACCGCACTTCCCGCAGGTGGTACGCAAGCCGGAGATCGCGGCGGCATTGAAAAGATGCGAAGGCGTGTTCATGCCATTTCCTTCGCAGGACCTGAGCGGCGACGTGACCGTGTACCTGGGCGCGAAGGGCGTGATCGAATGCGAACTAGTGTCCAGCGGCGAGCGCTGGGGACGCGGCCCTCGGCGCGACATCCACTCCAGCAACAAGGCGCGGGTGGACAGCCCGGCCTGGCACTTGGTGCAAGCCCTTGCCACGCTCGTCTCGGCCGATGGAAACACGCCCGCCATTGAAGGTCTGGCGGCCAAGGCGCGACCGCTGTCGGCGGCGGAGAAACAGATGATCGCTGTCGCCGCCCAGCGCATGAATGAGGCGATGGCGAAAAAAGCGCTCGGGGTCGAGCACTGGGTCCACGACGTGAATTTCCAGCAATCGCTGGAGATGCTGGTGTCGCAGCCGACGGTAAATATCGAGGGCCTGGTGGGCGGCTATACCGGCCCGGGCGGCAAAACCATCCTTCCGCACAAGGCGGTGGCCAAGCTCGATCTGCGGCTGGTGCCCGACATGACCGCTGCCGACGCGCTGGCCGCACTCAAAGCCCACCTGGCCAAGCATGGTTTCGGCGACATCGAGGTCAACATGAGCGGCGGCTACGATCCCACCAGCACGCCCGCGAATTCCGCGCTCATCCGGGCGGAGATTGCCGTGTACCGGCGCGCCCGGATTGATCCCATCATCATGCCGCGCCTGGCGGGTTCGTGGCCGGGCTACGTGTTCACCAGCGCCCCGCTGCGTCTGCCAGCAGGACACTTCGGCCTCGGCCATGGCAGCGGCGCCCACGCACCCGACGAGTATTACGTGATCGAATCAGCCAACCCTGCAATTCAAGGAATGGACGGCGCGACCCGGTCCTACGTCGAGTATTTATACGAGCTGGCGCGGACGAGCTAGTCGCTTCCGTGCAGGAAATCCGCGCAGGGCAACCATGGGCATCACTCCCATTCGATCGTGCCCGGCGGCTTCGAAGTGATGTCGTACACCACGCGGTTGATTCCCCGCACTTCGTTCACCAGGCGGGTGGAGATGCGCTTGATGACCTCCCACGGGAGTTCGACCACGTCGGCGGTCATGCCGTCTTCGGAATGCACGGCTCGAATGGCGCAGGTGTAAGCATAGGTGCGCTGGTCGCCCATCACGCCCACCGACATCACCGGCAGCAGCACCGCGAACGACTGCCAGATTTTCGTGTACAGGCCGGCGGCTTTGATCTCTGTGACCACGATCTCGTCGGCCTCCTGCAAAATGGCGACGCGCTCGGACGTGACCTCGCCCAGAATGCGCACCGCCAGCCCCGGGCCGGGGAAGGGCTGGCGCTGAAGAATTTCTTCCGGCATGCCGAGATCGCGCCCGATGCGGCGGACCTCGTCTTTAAACAAATCCTTCAGCGGCTCGATCAGCTTCAGCCGCATTTTTTCCGGCAGCCCGCCGACGTTGTGGTGCGATTTGATCGTCTGCGACGGCCCACGCACCGAGCGCGACTCGATCACATCCGGATAAAGAGTTCCTTGCACCAGGAATTCCGGTTCCTTATAGGCGGTCTCGCGCCGGTCGCGGGTGACGATCTTCGCCGCCTCCTCCTCGAATACGACGATGAACTCATTGCCGATGATGCGGCGCTTCCTCTCCGGGTCGCTGACACCGGCTAGTTTGGCGAGAAATCGACGCGACGCGTCCACCGCGACCACGGTGAGTCCCAGCTTGCGCAGGTTCTCCTGCACCTTTTCGAACTCGTTCTTGCGCAGCACGCCGTTGTTGACGAATACGCAGGTGAGGCGGTTGCCGATGGCGCGCGCCACCAGCGTCGCCGCTACGGAGGAATCCACCCCGCCGGATAGCGCGCAGATGGCGTGCGCCTGCGGGCCCACCGCCTTCTGCACGTTGGCCACGGTTTCGTCAATGAAGCGCTGCGGCGTCCAGTTGGGCGCGGCGCCGCAGATATCGAAGACGAAATTCCTCAGGATCTCCCTGCCCTGCGGCGTGTGGTGCACCTCGGGATGGAACTGCACGGCGTAGTAGCGGCGCGCGGGATCTTCCATGGCGGCAAGCGCGTTCGAGCTGCGCGCAACAGCATGAAAGCCGGAGGGCAGCTCGCGCGCGTGGTCGCCGTGTGACATCCAGACCTGCAGTTCCGCCGGAATATCTTTGAACAACCGCGACCCGCCCTCCAGCTTCACTTCCGCGTGGCCGTACTCGCGCTTGTCGCCGGGCACGACCTTGCCGCCCAGCGTATGCGCCATCCATTGCAGGCCATAACAGATGCCGAGCACGGGCACGCCCAGGTCGAGCACACGTTTGTCGGCGGGCGGCGCGTCCTTGTCGTACACCGAGCACGGCCCACCGGAGAGAACGATTCCCGCCGGGTGGTACGCCTTGATTCCGTCCAACGGCGCCGTGCAAGGGAGCACAACGGAGAAGACGCTTTGTTCGCGGATGCGGCGTGCAATGAGCTGCGTGTATTGCGAGCCGAAGTCGAGCACGACGATGGATTGCTGTTCCACTCTGTAATCTCTCAGATATTCCGGCTCGGAGTAAAGGGACAAGCATCAGGGTAGCAAAGGCCATCAGCTCCCAGCTATCAGCAGTCAGTTCCCAGGACCAGATACCTGTGACGGCGCTACAGCCGCACCTGCGGACTCAGCCACAGAGGACACGGAGGAAAGCTTGTGTTTCTGCTTCTGTTCCTCTGTGCCCTCTGTGGCTACTCCGGCCTCGCGCCTTCGCAGAACCATCGTGGAGCCGGCTGAGAGCTGATAGCTGATGGCTGACCGCTCTCGTCTAAAGCCACGAACGCCGCCAGGCGCGCGATGTAGAGGGAATCGGCAACGGCGAAATAAATCAAGGCAATGACCACCCAGAGTGCTATGGCGGCGGCCGGTGACGCCTGCGCGCCGAGCAGGGCGGCGACGAACATTCCCACGAATGCAAGCCCGCGGAACAGTCCGAACCACACTGCGATTCCCGCGTACGGGCCGGGGCTGCGGCGGTACAGGCCCAGGGAATCGGAGATCGATTTCCACGCCGTTTGCCCGTCGCGAACGATCCAGATGGGAGCCAGCGCCAGGAACCAGTTCACGACTGACCAGAAGAACCCGACCAGCGCGGCCAGAAGAACACCCATGATCGCTGCGGTGGCGGGATTCCGGGCGGGCATGGCGAGCCCTGCCAGGAATAGACTGCCGAACCATGCGATGAGAGTCGCGAGCGTAAACAGGGCACGCAAGCAGTGCAGCGTAGTGAGAGCGCTCCATCTTGCGGCGTGGCCTTCTGGCGCCAGCGCATGCAGCGTGACGGCGCGGCCGAGGGTGGCGGCGGCGATCCACAGCATCGCGATCGCCGGCACCAGCACCAGGCACTCGCGCGCCAACTGCGGCAGTACCTGAATGAGGATGCGCGCGCACGCGTCGGCAATCAGGAACAGGTCGCTGTGGCGGGCGATGAGCATCTCAACTTGCGTGATGTCCACCTGCGCCAAAATGCGGCGGACGGCAAGGATCGCCAGTATCCACGCGGCTGCGCCAAACGCCCAGCGCCAGGCGATTTCGCCCAGCGCCAGCGCGGGCTGGCGAAGAACAGCGCGAAATCCGGCGCGTACGTGCACGCTAGGATTTAACCATAGAGGACACAGCGGCAATGAAAGAAAGAAGGTAGTTGCTAGGGGTCGCCGGCGGGCTACCGGCTACCAACTACCGACTACCCAGGATCAGTTTGCGCGCTTGGGAGATTTCTGCGTCAGCACGTTGATCAGTTCCCTGCCGGCTGCCGGCATTCCGACTCTGCCGCGCTGCACGATGTCGCGCGCGCTTAGGCTCTTCCCATACAGGTTCTTGTTGGCGCCGCCATCGCCGCGAAGCGTGGAGCCCTCCAGCGACACGCCGGCAAACAGGCCGCGCGAGCGCGAGTAGCTCAGGATCTCGGCGCGCATCACGATATCGGTGGCGGCCGCCGCGTCGCGTCCCTTGGGTCCGGCGGCGGCGGCAGCGTCTGCCCCAAGTTTGATCTTGCTGGAGAGCACGGAATCGGCGCCGCGGTCATTCATTACCAGCAGCACGAAATCGGTGGCCTGACCGCCCAGTTGAATGCCGATGTTGCCCCCTTCCAAAGCCATCATGGCGGGCGCGCTCCACGGCCCGTTATGTTTCGCGCCCCTACGGCAAGTAATGGCGCCGCGGCCGTAGCTGCCGCCGATGCCGATGGCGAACTTCAGCACCGACGGAAACACCATCACGCACTCCGCTTTGTTGAGAATGTTTTGCGGGATTCCCTCGGGGATGTTGAGGATCTCTTTCATCACTGCGCCCGCTTCCTGCAGGCGTTCTTCTTCTTTTTTCTGCGCGAACACGGGAATGGCGATGGACAGAATCATGGCGACGGCGATCGACTTGCGCACAGTGCACCTCCTCGGGAGTTCGCCAACATTGTAGTCCCGCGCGCTCACACTGGCGCCCAGGCCCCCCGATACGGGCTTCAGCCGTGGTTACGGCATCTGTGGAATCGTATGAGCCCCGGGGGTGCTCCACATCATTTCGCGACGATGTTCACCAGCTTGTGCGGTACGACGATGGCCTTGACGATGTTCTTGCCATCGAGCGACGCGAGCACCTTGGGATCGTTCAACGCGAGTTGTCGCACGTCTTCCTCGCCGGCATCGGCGGCAACCATCAGGCGGGCACGGATTTTCCCGTTTACCTGGACCACGATTTCGATTTCCTCTTCGCGTGCCAGTGCCGGGTCGTACTGCGGCCACGGGTGACGCAGCAGATCGCTCTTCTCGCCCAGCACTTCCCACAGCTCGTGCGCCAAATACGGCGCAAACGGATGCAACAGCAGAACCAGCTTGCGTTGCGCCTCGCCGAGCAGCGGCAAGGGAATGAGGCCGCGCTCGATCTCCGCGCGCAAGAGGTAGAACTCGTTGACCAGCGACATCAGCGCCGACACGCAGGTATTGAAGTGCCAGCGCCCGAGGAATTCGTCGCCGATGCGCTTGATCGTCTGGTGCAGGCGGCGCTGCATGCGGCGCGCTTCCGGCGAGAGTTCGGCGGGCACGGCGCCGCGCCATCCATCCGCGTTCGGCTTCGCCCGGGCGATCACGAAGCGGTAGACGCGAGAGAGGAAGTCCTGCACGCCCTTGACCCCGGCGTCCTGCCAGTCGAGGTCGCGGTCAGGCGGCGCGGCAAATAGCGTGTACAGGCGCGTGGCGTCGGCGCCGAAGCGGGCGACCATGTCGTCGGGCGTGACCACGTTGCCCAGCGATTTCGACATCTTGGCGCCGTCCTTGATCACCATGCCCTGCGTGAACAGGCGTTGCGCCGGCTCGGAATTCGCCACCAGCCCCATGTCGCGCATGAACTTGGTCCAGAAGCGCGAATAGATCAGGTGCAGGATGGCGTGCTCAACGCCCCCAATGTACTGCTCGATCGGGAACCAGTAGTTCGCAACCTGGCTGTCGAACGGGGCGCGGTCGTTGCGCGCGTCGGTGTAGCGATAAAAGTACCAGGACGAATCCACGAACGTGTCCATGGTGTCGGTCTCGCGCCGCGCCGCGCCGCCGCATCTCGGGCATTTCGTGTTCACCCACTCCGGCAGCCGGCCGAGCGGCGAGCCGCCGGTGAGGGTGATCTCGACACCTTCCGGCAACCTGACGGGCAAGTCTTTCTCCTGCACGGGCACGATGCCGCAGCGTTCGCAGTACAGCATCGGGATTGGCGTGCCCCAGTAACGCTGGCGCGAGATGCCCCAGTCCTTCAGGCGATAGGTGACCGTTGGCTTGCCGAAGCCGTGCTCCTGGGCGTAAGCGGCCATCTTCGGCATGGCTTCGTTGCAGCCCAACCCGCTGAACTCGCCGGAGTTGATGAGCAGCGAATCGGTGCCGCTGTACGGGATGGTGGCGTCGGCGGATTTTTCGGCGTCGGTTTCGCCCTCGCGGCGCGGCAGGATCACGAGGCGGATCTCCAGGCCGTATTTCTTTGCGAACTCGTAATCGCGCTCGTCGTGTGCCGGCACGGACATGATCGCGCCCGTGCCGTAATCCATCAGGATGTAGTTCGCCACCCAGATGGGCAGCTTCTCCTGGTTGAACGGGTTGATGGCGTAGCGGCCGGTGAAAACGCCGTGCTTCTCGATGGCGCCCACGTCGCCGACTTCCTTGGCCTTGCGCTGCTCCGCCAACAATCCGTCAACTTGCGCGCGCAGCCCGGCGTTGTCCGCCACCAGTTTCCCGGTCATCGGGTGCTCGGGCGCGAGCTGGATGGAGGTCGCGCCGTAGATCGTGTCAATGCGCGTGGTGAAGACGGCGATCTTCTCCGCCGTTTCTTCGACCTGGAAATCGGCCAGCGCGCCTTCGCTGCGGCCGATCCAGTTCCGCTGCATGACGCGGACTTTTTCCGGCCAGCCGCTGAGTTGGTCGAGGTCGCGCAACAACTCCTCGGCATAGTCGGTGATGCGCAGGAACCACTGCTCCAGCTCGCGCTGCTCCACCGGAGTGGTTTCATGGCGCCAGCAGCAGCCGTGCACCACCTGCTCGTTGGCCAGCACGGTGGCGCATTCCGGGCACCAGTTCACCTTGCTCTTCTTGCGGTAGGCGAGTCCGCGCTCGTAGAGTTTCAGAAAAAACCACTGGTTCCAGCGATAGTACTCGGGCTGGCAGGTAGCGACCTCGCGCTCCCAGTCGTAGGCAAAGCCGAGCCGCTTCATCTGCGACTTCATGTGCGCGATGTTGCCGAGCGTCCACTCGCGCGGCTGCACCCCGGCTTTGATGGCCGCGTTTTCCGCCGGCAATCCGAACGAATCCCACCCCATCGGATGAAGCACGTTGTAACCCTTCATCCACATGTAGCGCGCCAGCGCGTCGCCGATGGAGTAATTGCGCACGTGGCCCATGTGGAGCGCGCCGCTCGGGTAGGGCAGCATCTCCAGAACGTAATACTTC is a genomic window containing:
- the rph gene encoding ribonuclease PH, encoding MVYRSDNRTPEQMRPVNITPDFISTAEGSALIEIGNTRVICTASVEETVPAWMRNRGKGWITSEYAMLPRSTLTRTARESARGRIGGRTHEIQRLIGRSLRAVVDLTRLGERTLWIDCDVIQADGGTRTASVTGAFVALGLAMGKLVEAGTLTSAPIRDFLAATSVGIVDGEIMLDLSYEEDSRAEVDMNVVMTGGKKMVEVQATAEQRPFDDAQLKRMIELAKRGVESLIAKQQAVLSNLLLRQ
- a CDS encoding tagatose 1,6-diphosphate aldolase — encoded protein: MKLTPGKLSGLKAVSTERGIIAAAAMDQRGSLKKSLAKERGGDIGDREMEEFKSLVTEVLTPHASAILLDPEWGLPASKRRSSNAGLLLAYEKTGYDKTGVGRLPDLLDHWSARRLKEAGANAVKILLYYTPLDTKPINDQKHAWVERIGDECRANDIPFFLELVGYEEGVDEKGFDYARKKPDVVKHSMSEFTRDRYGVDVLKVEVPINMKFVEGTRCNAGQKAYSKQEAMNHLREAAHAATKPFIYLSAGVSNAEFTESLELVAEAGVKFNGVLCGRATWKDGISIYGKQGSQAFRAWLQDQGVKNINNVNDRLKAATSWFDMYGVQAEMAKA
- the guaA gene encoding glutamine-hydrolyzing GMP synthase, which codes for MEQQSIVVLDFGSQYTQLIARRIREQSVFSVVLPCTAPLDGIKAYHPAGIVLSGGPCSVYDKDAPPADKRVLDLGVPVLGICYGLQWMAHTLGGKVVPGDKREYGHAEVKLEGGSRLFKDIPAELQVWMSHGDHARELPSGFHAVARSSNALAAMEDPARRYYAVQFHPEVHHTPQGREILRNFVFDICGAAPNWTPQRFIDETVANVQKAVGPQAHAICALSGGVDSSVAATLVARAIGNRLTCVFVNNGVLRKNEFEKVQENLRKLGLTVVAVDASRRFLAKLAGVSDPERKRRIIGNEFIVVFEEEAAKIVTRDRRETAYKEPEFLVQGTLYPDVIESRSVRGPSQTIKSHHNVGGLPEKMRLKLIEPLKDLFKDEVRRIGRDLGMPEEILQRQPFPGPGLAVRILGEVTSERVAILQEADEIVVTEIKAAGLYTKIWQSFAVLLPVMSVGVMGDQRTYAYTCAIRAVHSEDGMTADVVELPWEVIKRISTRLVNEVRGINRVVYDITSKPPGTIEWE
- the leuS gene encoding leucine--tRNA ligase — protein: MADTPQMTEKREERYDPQPIEEKWSARFQADPSLYRAEPPSTGKPKYYVLEMLPYPSGALHMGHVRNYSIGDALARYMWMKGYNVLHPMGWDSFGLPAENAAIKAGVQPREWTLGNIAHMKSQMKRLGFAYDWEREVATCQPEYYRWNQWFFLKLYERGLAYRKKSKVNWCPECATVLANEQVVHGCCWRHETTPVEQRELEQWFLRITDYAEELLRDLDQLSGWPEKVRVMQRNWIGRSEGALADFQVEETAEKIAVFTTRIDTIYGATSIQLAPEHPMTGKLVADNAGLRAQVDGLLAEQRKAKEVGDVGAIEKHGVFTGRYAINPFNQEKLPIWVANYILMDYGTGAIMSVPAHDERDYEFAKKYGLEIRLVILPRREGETDAEKSADATIPYSGTDSLLINSGEFSGLGCNEAMPKMAAYAQEHGFGKPTVTYRLKDWGISRQRYWGTPIPMLYCERCGIVPVQEKDLPVRLPEGVEITLTGGSPLGRLPEWVNTKCPRCGGAARRETDTMDTFVDSSWYFYRYTDARNDRAPFDSQVANYWFPIEQYIGGVEHAILHLIYSRFWTKFMRDMGLVANSEPAQRLFTQGMVIKDGAKMSKSLGNVVTPDDMVARFGADATRLYTLFAAPPDRDLDWQDAGVKGVQDFLSRVYRFVIARAKPNADGWRGAVPAELSPEARRMQRRLHQTIKRIGDEFLGRWHFNTCVSALMSLVNEFYLLRAEIERGLIPLPLLGEAQRKLVLLLHPFAPYLAHELWEVLGEKSDLLRHPWPQYDPALAREEEIEIVVQVNGKIRARLMVAADAGEEDVRQLALNDPKVLASLDGKNIVKAIVVPHKLVNIVAK
- a CDS encoding M20/M25/M40 family metallo-hydrolase is translated as MNRRDFLTTAAVGAATLALPHFAVADDSDLKPVWAEIEKRHDEAVQRLQQWIRQPSIAAENRGMSEGCELTMRMLRDAGFENVTKVPTDGQPGIFATLDAGAPRTLAIYFMYDVKQADPAEWSSPPFEAALVDRPGLGKVVIGRGAVNQKGPEATFLAALHAMRGAGRKLPLNLVFVAEGEEEIGSPHFPQVVRKPEIAAALKRCEGVFMPFPSQDLSGDVTVYLGAKGVIECELVSSGERWGRGPRRDIHSSNKARVDSPAWHLVQALATLVSADGNTPAIEGLAAKARPLSAAEKQMIAVAAQRMNEAMAKKALGVEHWVHDVNFQQSLEMLVSQPTVNIEGLVGGYTGPGGKTILPHKAVAKLDLRLVPDMTAADALAALKAHLAKHGFGDIEVNMSGGYDPTSTPANSALIRAEIAVYRRARIDPIIMPRLAGSWPGYVFTSAPLRLPAGHFGLGHGSGAHAPDEYYVIESANPAIQGMDGATRSYVEYLYELARTS
- a CDS encoding DinB family protein; protein product: MLSPEVLRHLYNYNYWARDRQLAACAKLTNEQFTRTLGGSFASLRDTLVHLAGAEWIWCERWNDRSPRLFPKGEQFPDLSALREYWRGVERDVQCFVIGVTEAALAKPLTYTNVAGEQWTYPLGQAMFHLVNHGTYHRGQVTTLLRQLGAEAPGLDFLLMHDLKVAAGG
- a CDS encoding lipid-binding SYLF domain-containing protein, with the translated sequence MILSIAIPVFAQKKEEERLQEAGAVMKEILNIPEGIPQNILNKAECVMVFPSVLKFAIGIGGSYGRGAITCRRGAKHNGPWSAPAMMALEGGNIGIQLGGQATDFVLLVMNDRGADSVLSSKIKLGADAAAAAGPKGRDAAAATDIVMRAEILSYSRSRGLFAGVSLEGSTLRGDGGANKNLYGKSLSARDIVQRGRVGMPAAGRELINVLTQKSPKRAN